A DNA window from Xanthomonas campestris pv. campestris str. ATCC 33913 contains the following coding sequences:
- a CDS encoding tetratricopeptide repeat protein has product MPVPIRILSVLLLATVSTSAIAAPKKAPPAPPAATAGSASLEPVLAGEFALQAGQLDEAARAYLDAAKAEAGDAGLAERAARIAMLANDDARAIEALALWRARAPSSLAMRSTEASLALRRNDLRTARRDLLGLLKETDPRGWRFALIALANGGREPDASADVLEDLVKAGAIPNQIEAWQEFGRLALRMERPALAKRIVDEVVRRFPEEPRVALLHATQLQQEGKNDEALALLKNVEPQAVKDSELRGALAFAYDAMGQTEAAARVLSTGPQDTQTYGLRASMLAKEKDNTALAALYDELKGNATKPDPDRRLLLGKIAEFLKRYDEAVEWYRGVPGGPQLSEARLRAASALYELGRKPEALKEARALQGDASADDDARRDAYVLEAELHQRANDAPGELDAFARGLAAYPDDGALLYARGLAWERRDDVPRAEADLRKILVAEPENVAALNALGYTLADRTTRYKEALALIDRARTAAPDNPAIVDSYGWVLYRMGRTKEALVQLRRAWALVKDPEIAAHVGEVLWVSGKQDEARRYFDEARRLDPDNRALQRAVEKFGL; this is encoded by the coding sequence ATGCCTGTACCGATTCGCATCCTGAGTGTTCTTTTGCTGGCCACAGTGTCGACCAGCGCCATCGCAGCACCGAAAAAAGCACCGCCCGCCCCCCCGGCAGCCACTGCCGGCAGCGCCTCGCTGGAGCCAGTCCTGGCAGGCGAATTCGCCTTGCAGGCCGGGCAGTTGGACGAAGCAGCGCGCGCTTACCTGGATGCCGCCAAGGCCGAAGCCGGCGATGCCGGGCTGGCCGAGCGGGCCGCCCGCATCGCCATGCTGGCCAACGATGACGCGCGCGCCATCGAGGCCCTGGCCCTGTGGCGTGCCCGTGCGCCGTCGTCGCTGGCAATGCGTAGCACCGAAGCCTCGTTGGCCTTGCGCCGCAACGATCTGCGCACCGCACGCCGCGATCTGCTCGGCTTGCTCAAGGAGACCGACCCGCGCGGCTGGCGCTTCGCGCTGATCGCCCTGGCCAACGGCGGACGCGAGCCGGACGCTTCAGCCGATGTGCTCGAAGACCTGGTCAAGGCCGGCGCCATTCCCAATCAGATCGAGGCCTGGCAGGAGTTCGGCCGGCTCGCGCTGCGGATGGAGCGCCCGGCGCTGGCCAAGCGCATCGTCGACGAAGTGGTGCGCCGCTTCCCCGAAGAACCGCGCGTTGCCTTGCTGCACGCCACCCAGTTGCAGCAGGAAGGCAAGAACGACGAAGCGCTGGCGCTGCTGAAGAATGTCGAGCCGCAGGCGGTGAAGGACTCCGAACTGCGCGGCGCGCTGGCGTTCGCCTATGACGCGATGGGCCAGACCGAAGCGGCGGCACGGGTGCTGTCCACCGGCCCGCAAGACACCCAGACCTACGGGCTGCGTGCCTCGATGCTGGCCAAAGAGAAGGACAACACCGCGCTGGCCGCGCTGTACGACGAGCTCAAGGGCAACGCGACCAAGCCCGATCCGGACCGCCGCCTGTTGCTGGGCAAGATCGCCGAATTCCTCAAGCGCTACGACGAGGCAGTGGAGTGGTACCGCGGCGTTCCGGGTGGCCCGCAGCTGAGCGAGGCACGCCTGCGCGCGGCCAGCGCCTTGTACGAACTCGGCCGCAAACCCGAAGCGCTCAAGGAAGCCCGTGCCTTGCAGGGCGATGCCAGTGCCGACGACGACGCCCGTCGCGACGCCTACGTGCTGGAGGCCGAGCTGCACCAGCGCGCCAACGATGCACCGGGCGAACTGGACGCCTTTGCCCGCGGGCTGGCGGCCTACCCGGACGACGGCGCGTTGCTGTACGCGCGTGGCCTGGCCTGGGAACGCCGTGACGATGTGCCGCGTGCCGAGGCCGATCTGCGCAAGATCCTGGTCGCCGAGCCGGAAAACGTCGCCGCCCTGAATGCGCTCGGCTACACCCTGGCCGACCGCACCACCCGCTACAAGGAAGCGCTGGCGCTGATCGATCGCGCGCGCACGGCCGCGCCGGACAACCCGGCCATCGTCGACAGCTACGGCTGGGTGCTCTACCGCATGGGCCGCACCAAGGAAGCGCTGGTGCAGCTGCGTCGCGCCTGGGCCCTGGTCAAGGACCCGGAAATCGCCGCGCACGTGGGTGAAGTGCTGTGGGTCAGCGGCAAGCAGGACGAAGCGCGGCGTTACTTCGACGAAGCACGCCGGCTCGACCCGGACAACCGTGCGCTGCAGCGTGCGGTGGAGAAGTTCGGTCTATGA
- the hemA gene encoding glutamyl-tRNA reductase, giving the protein MTLWVLGLNHQTAPVDLRERAAFAGDALPRALDSLRILPQVREAALLSTCNRTELYAMADDPQTLVAWLDMHAPGLSGYLYQHRDAEAVRHLFRVATGLDSMVLGEPQILGQVKDAWAVARAHGALGSGLDRLFQQTFSVAKRARTDTRVGANPVSVASTAVRLAQESFARLNESTVLLVGAGETIELAAKHLSEGRVRRLLIANRTLAHAQTLATQHGGVALPLTELDRHLAEADVVFSATAAREPVVTRVQVEQALRTRKRKPMLLFDLAVPRDIEASVAELSDAYLYTVDDLERAVEDNRRSRREAADQAEAIIDLQVARYVETLQANERQAPLKRLRAFGDSTRDELLAKARQQLSNGKPADEVLEQLAHALTNRLLHPPTAALRDAALNNDLDLTSAADRLFPEKPGYRHPPVATPIVRTDDANPAP; this is encoded by the coding sequence ATGACGTTGTGGGTGCTCGGACTGAATCACCAGACCGCACCCGTGGACCTGCGCGAACGCGCGGCGTTCGCGGGTGACGCGTTACCGCGCGCGCTCGATTCGTTGCGCATCCTGCCGCAGGTGCGCGAGGCCGCGCTGCTGTCCACCTGCAACCGCACCGAGCTGTATGCGATGGCCGACGACCCGCAGACGCTGGTGGCCTGGCTGGACATGCACGCGCCCGGGCTGAGCGGTTATCTGTACCAGCACCGCGATGCCGAGGCGGTGCGCCACCTGTTCCGCGTGGCCACCGGGCTGGACTCCATGGTGCTCGGCGAGCCGCAGATCCTGGGCCAGGTGAAGGACGCCTGGGCGGTGGCACGCGCGCACGGCGCGCTGGGCAGTGGCCTGGACCGGCTGTTCCAGCAGACCTTTTCGGTGGCCAAGCGCGCACGCACCGACACCCGCGTGGGCGCCAACCCGGTGTCGGTGGCATCCACCGCGGTGCGGCTGGCGCAGGAATCGTTCGCACGCCTGAATGAATCGACGGTGCTGCTGGTGGGCGCCGGCGAGACCATCGAACTGGCGGCCAAGCATCTGAGCGAAGGCCGCGTGCGGCGGCTGTTGATCGCCAATCGCACCCTGGCCCACGCACAGACGCTGGCGACCCAGCATGGCGGCGTGGCGCTGCCGCTAACCGAGCTGGATCGCCACCTGGCCGAGGCCGATGTGGTGTTTTCCGCCACCGCCGCGCGCGAGCCGGTGGTGACCCGGGTGCAGGTGGAACAGGCGCTGCGCACGCGCAAGCGCAAGCCGATGCTGCTGTTCGACCTGGCGGTGCCGCGCGATATCGAGGCCTCGGTGGCCGAGCTGAGCGACGCCTACCTGTACACGGTGGACGACCTGGAACGCGCGGTGGAAGACAACCGCCGCAGCCGCCGCGAGGCGGCCGACCAGGCCGAAGCCATCATCGACCTGCAGGTGGCGCGCTATGTGGAAACGCTGCAGGCCAATGAGCGCCAGGCGCCACTGAAACGGCTGCGTGCCTTCGGCGACAGCACCCGCGACGAACTGCTGGCCAAGGCGCGGCAGCAATTGAGCAACGGCAAGCCGGCCGATGAAGTGCTGGAACAGTTGGCGCATGCGCTGACCAACCGCCTGCTGCATCCGCCAACCGCCGCACTGCGCGATGCCGCGCTCAACAACGACCTCGACCTGACCAGCGCGGCCGACCGGCTATTCCCCGAGAAACCCGGTTACCGCCATCCCCCTGTAGCTACCCCGATCGTGAGGACTGATGACGCCAACCCTGCGCCGTAA
- a CDS encoding tetratricopeptide repeat protein → MTADGPRELLQLRAAVRHRPQDFVAWLMLADAELGMGDTTAGEMAVQRGLALHPGHPEAVARLGRVRWTQQRHAEAAVLLQQASDAAPEHPGIALWLGHALEDAGQAEAAAAAYTRAHQLLPEEPYITAQLLNWRRRLCDWRALDVLSAQVRAAVAQGVGAVEPFAFLSEDASAAEQLACARTRAQAIAASVRPLAPTRVRSKGPLRVGFVSNGFGAHPTGLLTVALFEALQRRQPDLQMHLFATSGDDGSTLRTRLAQASTLHDVTALGHLATAKHIRHHGIDLLFDLRGWGGGGRPEVFALRPAPVQVNWLAYPGTSGAPWMDYVLGDAFALPPALEPFYSEHVLRLQGAFQPSDTSRVVAEPPSRTQCGLPEQGVVLCCFNNSYKLNPQSMARMLAVLREVPDSVLWLLSGPGEADARLRAFAHAQGVDAQRLVFMPKLPHPQYLARYRHADLFLDTHPYNAHTTASDALWTGCPVLTTPGETFAARVAGSLNHHLGLDEMNVADDAAFVAKAVALASDPAALTALHARVDVLRRASGVFHMDGFADDFGALLQALARRHGWLGI, encoded by the coding sequence GTGACCGCCGACGGCCCGCGCGAGCTGTTGCAGCTGCGCGCGGCCGTGCGCCATCGCCCGCAGGATTTCGTGGCCTGGCTGATGCTGGCCGACGCGGAGCTGGGCATGGGCGACACAACTGCCGGCGAGATGGCGGTACAGCGCGGCCTCGCGCTGCACCCTGGCCATCCGGAGGCGGTGGCGCGGCTGGGCCGCGTACGCTGGACGCAACAGCGCCATGCCGAGGCCGCCGTCCTGCTGCAGCAAGCCTCCGATGCTGCTCCAGAACACCCCGGTATCGCGTTGTGGCTTGGGCATGCGCTGGAAGATGCCGGCCAGGCCGAAGCCGCTGCCGCCGCTTACACGCGTGCGCATCAGTTGTTGCCGGAGGAGCCGTACATCACCGCGCAACTGCTCAACTGGCGGCGCCGGCTGTGTGACTGGCGCGCGCTGGATGTGCTCTCCGCGCAGGTGCGCGCCGCCGTGGCGCAGGGCGTTGGCGCGGTGGAGCCGTTCGCGTTCCTCAGCGAAGATGCCAGCGCCGCCGAGCAACTGGCCTGTGCGCGCACGCGTGCGCAGGCGATCGCCGCCAGCGTGCGGCCGCTTGCGCCCACGCGCGTACGCAGCAAGGGCCCGCTGCGAGTGGGCTTCGTCTCCAATGGCTTTGGCGCGCATCCCACCGGCTTGCTGACCGTAGCCTTGTTCGAAGCGCTGCAGCGGCGCCAGCCGGACCTGCAGATGCATCTGTTTGCGACAAGCGGTGACGATGGCAGCACGCTGCGGACGCGGCTGGCGCAGGCCAGTACCTTGCACGACGTCACCGCACTCGGGCATCTGGCCACCGCAAAGCACATCCGCCACCACGGCATCGATCTGTTGTTCGACCTGCGTGGCTGGGGCGGCGGCGGGCGCCCGGAAGTGTTCGCGTTGCGCCCGGCACCGGTGCAGGTCAACTGGCTGGCGTATCCGGGCACCTCCGGCGCGCCGTGGATGGATTACGTGCTGGGCGATGCGTTCGCGCTGCCGCCTGCGTTGGAGCCGTTCTACAGCGAGCACGTGTTGCGCTTGCAAGGTGCATTTCAGCCGTCGGACACCTCGCGCGTAGTTGCCGAACCGCCTTCGCGTACGCAGTGCGGCTTGCCCGAGCAGGGCGTGGTGCTGTGCTGCTTCAACAACAGCTACAAACTCAACCCGCAAAGCATGGCGCGCATGCTGGCCGTGCTGCGCGAAGTGCCCGACAGCGTGCTGTGGTTGTTGTCCGGGCCGGGCGAGGCCGATGCGCGTCTGCGTGCATTCGCACACGCGCAAGGCGTTGACGCGCAGCGCCTGGTGTTCATGCCGAAGTTGCCGCATCCGCAGTACCTGGCGCGCTACCGGCATGCGGACCTGTTTCTGGATACGCATCCGTACAACGCGCATACCACCGCATCGGACGCGCTATGGACGGGATGCCCGGTATTGACGACGCCTGGGGAGACGTTTGCTGCGCGGGTCGCTGGCAGCTTGAATCATCATCTTGGGTTGGATGAGATGAATGTGGCGGACGACGCCGCGTTTGTTGCCAAGGCGGTGGCGTTGGCGAGTGATCCGGCGGCGCTGACGGCGTTGCATGCGCGGGTGGATGTGCTGCGCCGTGCGTCCGGGGTGTTTCATATGGACGGGTTTGCGGATGATTTTGGTGCGTTGTTGCAGGCACTCGCGCGGCGTCATGGTTGGTTGGGAATTTAG
- the ppk2 gene encoding polyphosphate kinase 2 codes for MSHLKRKAYKKLLEPLQLELVGMARWLQHTNQRALVLVEGRDTAGKGGVIQTIASHLNPRQCRVVALPKPSDRESTQWYFQRYVTHLPAAGELVLMDRSWYNRAGVERVMGYCTDAQYQAFLEQAPRFEQLLVDDGILLFKYWLCVDQAEQEERFAERHADPLKGWKLSPVDLQSRAKYDDYTAARERMLQATHTAQAPWTLVDFNDQKRGRLSLIRDLLDRLPDTSVPQELLPLPPLDGKLHKEHYGVLTPIDDYAGQS; via the coding sequence ATGTCGCACCTCAAACGCAAGGCCTACAAGAAACTGCTGGAACCGCTGCAGCTGGAACTGGTCGGCATGGCACGCTGGCTGCAGCACACCAACCAGCGCGCGCTGGTGCTGGTGGAAGGCCGCGACACCGCCGGCAAGGGTGGCGTGATTCAAACCATCGCCAGCCATCTCAATCCGCGCCAATGCCGCGTGGTGGCGTTGCCCAAGCCCAGCGATCGCGAAAGCACGCAGTGGTATTTCCAGCGTTACGTGACGCATCTGCCGGCGGCCGGCGAGTTGGTGCTGATGGATCGCAGCTGGTACAACCGCGCCGGCGTGGAGCGCGTGATGGGCTATTGCACCGACGCGCAGTACCAGGCGTTTCTGGAGCAGGCACCGCGCTTCGAACAATTGCTGGTCGACGACGGCATCCTGCTGTTCAAGTACTGGCTGTGCGTGGATCAGGCCGAGCAGGAAGAACGCTTTGCCGAGCGCCACGCAGATCCGCTCAAGGGCTGGAAACTGTCGCCGGTGGACCTGCAATCACGCGCCAAGTACGACGACTACACCGCCGCGCGCGAACGCATGCTGCAGGCCACCCACACTGCGCAAGCGCCGTGGACGCTGGTGGATTTCAATGACCAGAAGCGCGGGCGGCTGAGCCTGATCCGTGATCTGCTGGACCGGCTGCCGGATACCTCGGTGCCGCAGGAGCTGCTGCCGCTGCCGCCACTGGACGGCAAGCTGCACAAGGAGCATTACGGCGTGCTGACCCCGATCGACGATTACGCCGGCCAGTCCTGA
- the prfA gene encoding peptide chain release factor 1 — translation MTPTLRRKLEALAERREELQHLLSDPEVVSNNDKFRSLSRELSQLEPVALAMQEEARAKADLSAAEAMRNDPEMRELAEEEILAAQARLDELDAQLALLLVPRDPRDEGNLFLEVRAGTGGDEAAIFAGDLFRMYARYAERQGWKVEIESDSPGEHGGYKEVVARVVGRGAYSRLKFESGTHRVQRVPATESQGRIHTSAATVAIIPEADDVEEIVINPADLKVDTFRSSGAGGQHVNKTESAIRITHVPSGVVVECQTERSQHANRDKAMKRLKAQLVEAERSKAAAAEAQTRKLQVGSGDRSQRIRTYSFPQGRITDHRVEGLTLYDLPNIIEGDLDALIARLLHEHQADELARLSEGT, via the coding sequence ATGACGCCAACCCTGCGCCGTAAGCTCGAAGCGCTGGCCGAGCGCCGCGAAGAACTGCAACACCTGCTCTCCGATCCGGAGGTGGTCAGCAACAACGACAAGTTCCGCAGCCTGTCGCGCGAACTGTCGCAGCTGGAACCGGTGGCGCTGGCCATGCAGGAAGAGGCGCGCGCCAAAGCCGATCTGAGCGCGGCAGAGGCGATGCGTAACGATCCGGAAATGCGCGAGCTGGCTGAGGAAGAAATCCTCGCCGCACAAGCGCGACTGGACGAACTGGACGCGCAACTGGCGCTGTTGCTGGTGCCGCGCGACCCGCGCGATGAAGGCAACCTGTTCCTGGAAGTGCGTGCCGGCACCGGCGGCGACGAAGCGGCGATTTTCGCCGGCGATCTGTTCCGCATGTACGCGCGCTACGCCGAGCGCCAGGGCTGGAAGGTGGAGATCGAATCCGACAGCCCCGGCGAGCACGGCGGCTACAAGGAAGTGGTGGCGCGGGTGGTCGGGCGCGGCGCGTATTCGCGGCTGAAATTCGAGTCCGGCACCCACCGCGTGCAACGCGTGCCGGCCACCGAATCGCAGGGCCGCATCCACACCTCGGCCGCGACCGTGGCGATCATCCCCGAAGCCGATGACGTGGAAGAGATCGTGATCAATCCGGCCGACCTGAAAGTGGATACGTTCCGCTCCTCCGGCGCCGGCGGGCAGCACGTCAACAAGACCGAATCGGCGATCCGCATCACCCACGTGCCCAGCGGCGTGGTGGTGGAATGCCAGACCGAGCGCAGCCAGCACGCCAATCGCGACAAGGCGATGAAGCGCCTGAAGGCGCAATTGGTGGAAGCAGAACGCAGCAAGGCCGCGGCGGCCGAAGCACAGACGCGCAAGTTGCAGGTAGGCAGCGGCGACCGCAGCCAACGCATCCGCACCTACAGCTTTCCGCAGGGCCGCATCACCGACCACCGCGTCGAAGGGCTGACCTTGTACGACCTGCCCAACATCATCGAAGGCGATCTGGATGCCTTGATCGCCCGCTTGCTGCACGAGCATCAGGCCGACGAACTGGCGCGACTGAGCGAGGGCACGTGA
- the moaB gene encoding molybdenum cofactor biosynthesis protein B produces MPSNLEFIPLHLCVLTVSDSRTLADDRSGDYLVDALTHEGHVLHARALCPDDRYRMRAIVSAWIADAQVDGILVTGGTGFTGRDSTPEAITPLLDKLMPGFGEMFRAISVAEIGTSSLQSRAFAGLANHSFVFCLPGSTSACRTAWEKIVRAQLDARTKPCNLATLRPRLSE; encoded by the coding sequence ATGCCTTCCAATCTCGAATTCATTCCCTTGCACCTGTGCGTACTGACGGTGTCCGACAGCCGCACCCTGGCCGATGACCGCTCCGGCGATTATCTGGTCGACGCGCTCACCCACGAGGGCCACGTGCTGCATGCGCGTGCGTTGTGCCCGGACGATCGCTATCGCATGCGTGCAATTGTCTCCGCCTGGATCGCCGATGCGCAGGTGGACGGCATCCTGGTGACCGGTGGCACCGGCTTCACCGGGCGCGATTCCACGCCCGAGGCGATCACCCCGCTGCTGGACAAGCTGATGCCGGGCTTTGGCGAGATGTTCCGCGCCATCAGTGTTGCGGAAATCGGCACCTCGTCGCTGCAGTCACGCGCGTTTGCCGGCCTGGCCAACCACAGCTTCGTGTTCTGCCTGCCCGGTTCCACTTCGGCCTGCCGCACCGCGTGGGAAAAGATCGTGCGTGCGCAGCTGGATGCGCGCACCAAGCCCTGCAACCTGGCGACACTGCGTCCACGGCTGAGCGAATAG
- the lolB gene encoding lipoprotein insertase outer membrane protein LolB has product MSQVIRTLALTGLALAGLSGCVSVPRGQGGAAPAVVGQVSESAQQAETARQAWLQAHPAWSFQGRVAISKGRDGGSGRLDWQQDGPRYHVQLSAPVTRQSWVLTGDTTTGAGRLEGLDGGPRAGADAEQVLLEATGWTIPVNQMPDWVRALRIADAGAARVDLDEHGRPRTVQQDGWTIDFLEWTPASAAQPELPRRIEARNGDAKVRLLVDQWTLSP; this is encoded by the coding sequence ATGAGTCAGGTGATCAGGACGCTGGCCCTCACCGGGCTGGCGCTGGCCGGCCTGTCGGGGTGCGTCAGCGTGCCGCGCGGGCAGGGCGGTGCCGCGCCGGCGGTTGTGGGGCAGGTGAGCGAATCCGCACAGCAGGCTGAAACCGCTCGCCAGGCCTGGCTGCAGGCACATCCGGCATGGTCGTTCCAGGGCCGGGTGGCGATCAGCAAGGGCCGCGATGGCGGCAGTGGCCGTCTCGACTGGCAGCAGGATGGCCCGCGCTACCACGTGCAATTGAGTGCGCCGGTGACCCGGCAGAGCTGGGTGCTGACCGGCGACACCACCACGGGCGCAGGTCGCCTGGAAGGCCTGGACGGCGGGCCGCGCGCTGGCGCCGATGCCGAACAGGTGCTGTTGGAGGCCACTGGCTGGACCATTCCGGTCAATCAGATGCCCGACTGGGTACGCGCCCTGCGCATCGCCGACGCCGGCGCCGCGCGCGTGGACCTGGACGAACACGGCCGGCCGCGCACCGTGCAGCAGGACGGCTGGACCATCGATTTCCTCGAATGGACGCCCGCCAGCGCAGCCCAGCCCGAACTGCCGCGTCGGATCGAAGCGCGCAATGGCGACGCCAAGGTGCGCCTGCTGGTCGACCAATGGACGCTCTCGCCCTGA